From a region of the Sporosarcina ureilytica genome:
- a CDS encoding staygreen family protein, with the protein MRKFNPERIAVEYRNGVTATEPVISRKHTLTHSDFTGELFLTIGTEVAWDKVNIDLRDEVIGEWKVNGNCLYYNVYLFIDNKEHDLKAAISRNEIFRRELPLALTAIRYGDRFLFDLYPTLDQVVIIVNFMSTYPQLFKQECWGTFSNFSL; encoded by the coding sequence ATGAGGAAGTTTAATCCAGAAAGAATCGCTGTTGAATATAGGAACGGGGTAACGGCTACAGAACCAGTGATTTCAAGAAAACATACACTCACACACTCTGATTTCACTGGAGAACTATTCTTAACAATTGGAACGGAAGTTGCTTGGGACAAAGTGAATATTGACTTGAGAGATGAAGTCATAGGTGAATGGAAAGTGAATGGAAATTGTTTGTATTACAATGTATATCTATTTATAGATAATAAAGAACATGACTTAAAAGCAGCAATTAGTCGGAATGAAATTTTCCGGCGCGAGCTACCACTTGCATTAACAGCTATTCGATACGGCGATAGATTTCTATTTGACCTATATCCTACACTAGATCAAGTGGTCATCATCGTAAATTTTATGTCCACTTATCCTCAATTATTTAAACAAGAATGTTGGGGAACATTTAGTAATTTTTCCCTATAA
- the phaC gene encoding class III poly(R)-hydroxyalkanoic acid synthase subunit PhaC, whose protein sequence is MIYSSWKEVDNWVDKMPDEYKSSYNRLKRFSEVLTTEPEPLVGQTPKEVIWTKNKSKLYRYQPAIKKTNKVPILMVYALINKPYILDLSPGNSLIEHLTNQGHDVYLLDWGTAGYEDRHMKLEDYIMDYIPRATKKVLQTSNAKELSVLGYCMGGTMTSIFAALHPELPIRNLIFMTSPFDFSDAGHYTNWLDKRYFNLDKLVDTMGNISPEFIDFGNKLLNPIQNFYGPYVSLAERADNENFVEGWKLMQKWLKDGIPFPGESYRQWIGEFYQENKLINDELYVRGRQVKLSEIKANVLNIAASRDNIALPHQVEALNDKISSKNKTFHLLETGHVSVTVGRTAINETYPLIDEWLVEHSK, encoded by the coding sequence ATGATTTATTCAAGTTGGAAGGAAGTAGACAATTGGGTCGACAAAATGCCCGATGAATATAAAAGCAGCTATAACCGCCTTAAACGATTTTCAGAAGTATTAACGACTGAACCGGAGCCACTTGTTGGACAAACGCCTAAAGAAGTCATTTGGACGAAAAATAAATCGAAGCTGTATCGTTATCAGCCTGCGATTAAGAAAACGAATAAAGTGCCAATCCTTATGGTTTACGCCTTAATCAATAAGCCATATATTTTGGATTTATCACCAGGCAATAGCCTCATCGAGCATTTGACAAACCAAGGACATGACGTCTATTTATTAGATTGGGGTACCGCGGGCTATGAAGACCGTCACATGAAACTCGAAGATTACATTATGGATTACATTCCACGTGCCACAAAAAAAGTGTTACAAACTTCAAATGCGAAGGAATTAAGCGTGCTTGGCTACTGCATGGGCGGGACGATGACGTCTATTTTTGCGGCACTCCATCCAGAGCTGCCAATTCGTAACTTGATTTTTATGACGAGTCCATTTGATTTCTCAGATGCTGGTCACTATACGAATTGGTTAGACAAACGTTATTTCAATTTAGACAAATTAGTCGACACAATGGGCAATATCTCACCAGAATTTATTGATTTTGGAAATAAATTGCTTAACCCAATTCAAAACTTCTACGGTCCATACGTTAGCTTAGCTGAGCGTGCGGATAATGAAAATTTTGTAGAAGGCTGGAAGCTCATGCAAAAATGGCTGAAAGACGGCATCCCATTCCCTGGCGAGTCTTATCGTCAATGGATTGGTGAGTTCTACCAGGAAAACAAACTGATTAATGATGAACTCTACGTGCGCGGTCGCCAAGTTAAACTAAGCGAAATTAAAGCAAACGTCTTAAACATTGCCGCAAGCCGCGATAATATTGCGTTGCCGCATCAAGTCGAAGCGCTGAACGATAAAATTTCGAGCAAGAACAAAACATTCCACCTGCTTGAAACTGGCCATGTTTCCGTGACAGTCGGACGGACAGCTATTAACGAAACATATCCATTAATTGACGAATGGCTAGTAGAACACTCGAAATAA
- the fabG gene encoding 3-oxoacyl-[acyl-carrier-protein] reductase produces the protein MTVLDVVATESKAIVKPLEGKVAIVTGGSRGIGAAIAKELADKGAHVAINYQSRSDAADEVIKDIEENEGSAIAVKADVSNAQDIAQFMEEVKNRFGKIDILVNNAGITRDRTFRRLSEEEWNEVINVNLNSVYNTTSAVINHMLEQKSGRVINISSIIGQAGGFGQTNYAAAKAGMIGFTKSLALETARNGITVNAVCPGFIGTEMVQAMPEDVLAKVVAKVPMQRLGTPKEIAEAVVFLAQADYITGQTINVNGGLYM, from the coding sequence ATGACAGTTCTTGACGTAGTAGCAACAGAAAGTAAAGCAATTGTTAAACCATTAGAAGGAAAAGTTGCAATTGTGACAGGTGGTTCTCGCGGAATTGGTGCAGCGATTGCAAAAGAATTAGCAGATAAGGGCGCTCACGTAGCAATTAATTATCAATCCCGTTCGGATGCAGCAGATGAAGTGATTAAAGATATCGAAGAAAATGAAGGCTCTGCCATTGCAGTAAAAGCAGACGTTTCAAACGCACAAGATATCGCGCAATTTATGGAAGAAGTGAAAAACAGATTCGGTAAAATTGATATTCTCGTAAACAACGCTGGGATTACTAGAGATCGTACATTCCGCAGACTTTCCGAAGAAGAGTGGAATGAAGTGATCAATGTAAACTTAAACAGTGTTTACAATACAACTTCTGCAGTGATTAACCATATGCTTGAGCAAAAATCGGGACGTGTCATTAACATCAGCTCCATTATTGGCCAAGCTGGGGGCTTCGGCCAAACGAACTATGCTGCTGCGAAGGCGGGAATGATCGGATTTACAAAATCACTAGCATTGGAAACTGCACGGAATGGCATTACAGTAAACGCAGTTTGTCCAGGCTTCATCGGCACTGAAATGGTTCAAGCCATGCCGGAAGACGTGTTGGCGAAAGTAGTTGCCAAGGTGCCAATGCAACGTCTTGGAACGCCGAAAGAAATTGCTGAAGCTGTAGTATTCCTCGCACAAGCGGATTATATTACAGGTCAAACAATTAATGTAAACGGTGGTCTATACATGTAA
- a CDS encoding polyhydroxyalkanoate biosynthesis repressor PhaR, which produces MSHTLPIDPFKIWQDIYNKTENAWSDAIQDTLGKESFSEGLGQTLNSYLQYQEFVTKTAEAYLTQFNMPSRDEVANVASLVINTENKIDHLEDQLEQLAEENTKEINSLKRTISNLDKKLDRVLAEIEKNEKAGATAKKK; this is translated from the coding sequence ATGTCGCACACATTACCTATCGATCCGTTTAAGATTTGGCAAGATATTTATAACAAAACGGAAAACGCTTGGAGTGATGCAATCCAAGATACACTTGGTAAAGAGTCTTTTTCAGAAGGATTGGGACAGACTTTAAATAGTTACTTACAATATCAAGAGTTTGTTACGAAAACAGCTGAGGCTTATTTGACACAATTCAATATGCCTTCTCGCGATGAAGTTGCAAATGTCGCATCACTTGTAATTAATACGGAAAATAAAATTGATCATTTAGAGGACCAGCTTGAACAGCTTGCGGAAGAAAACACGAAAGAAATCAATTCTCTCAAAAGAACGATTTCCAATTTAGATAAAAAACTCGACCGTGTACTTGCTGAAATTGAGAAAAATGAAAAAGCTGGGGCTACTGCTAAAAAGAAATAA
- the phaQ gene encoding poly-beta-hydroxybutyrate-responsive repressor produces MSSKKEESKEEPRKAKQPNLGVPRNFLIPITLLHLRDWNTHGYELMEKITQFGIQSIDQGNFYRILRQLEKDNLVSSTWDTTSSGPAKRIYSITEAGEQYLDIWANSLGQYQKMLDQFFALYNPFLSSYSLFSKGEKEDQEDK; encoded by the coding sequence TTGAGTTCAAAAAAAGAAGAATCGAAAGAAGAACCAAGAAAAGCGAAGCAGCCAAATTTAGGAGTGCCAAGAAACTTTCTTATACCCATTACGCTGCTGCACTTACGTGACTGGAATACACATGGCTATGAGTTAATGGAGAAGATTACACAGTTTGGCATTCAATCTATCGATCAAGGGAATTTTTATCGTATTTTAAGACAGCTTGAAAAAGATAATTTAGTTTCATCTACTTGGGACACAACGTCAAGTGGACCAGCAAAGCGAATTTATTCGATTACAGAAGCAGGGGAACAATATTTAGATATATGGGCGAACTCATTAGGCCAGTATCAAAAAATGCTTGATCAGTTTTTTGCGCTATACAATCCGTTTCTTTCGTCGTATAGTCTTTTTTCAAAAGGGGAAAAGGAAGACCAGGAAGACAAATGA
- the fabG gene encoding 3-oxoacyl-ACP reductase FabG, whose translation MGNRRLENQVAIITGGANGIGKATVKRFLEEGAKVAIGDFDEKAGANLVNELNSEDTFFVQVDVSNKENVQQMVEKVIDQFGTVDILVNNAGITRDATLTKMTEANFQEVLNINLNGVFNCAQEVAAHMIKKGKGKIINTSSVSGIYGNFGQTNYAAAKAAVVGMTKTWAKELGRKGINVNAVAPGFTLTAMVESMPENVLEKMKAMVPLQRLGTPEDIANAYLFLASDEASYVHGHVLHVDGAITM comes from the coding sequence ATGGGGAATAGGAGACTAGAAAATCAAGTAGCGATTATTACCGGTGGAGCAAATGGAATCGGAAAAGCGACGGTTAAACGGTTTTTAGAAGAAGGCGCAAAAGTAGCAATTGGCGATTTTGATGAAAAGGCTGGCGCCAATCTCGTAAACGAGTTAAATTCGGAGGATACTTTCTTTGTGCAAGTAGATGTGAGCAATAAGGAAAATGTTCAGCAGATGGTTGAAAAGGTGATTGATCAGTTCGGAACAGTAGATATTTTAGTTAACAACGCGGGAATTACAAGAGATGCAACGCTGACAAAAATGACTGAAGCAAATTTCCAAGAGGTATTAAACATAAATTTAAATGGCGTTTTCAATTGTGCGCAAGAAGTCGCTGCACATATGATTAAAAAAGGTAAAGGGAAAATCATTAATACTTCATCCGTAAGCGGTATTTATGGAAATTTTGGTCAAACGAATTATGCAGCTGCAAAAGCGGCAGTTGTTGGCATGACAAAAACTTGGGCAAAGGAATTAGGGCGGAAAGGAATAAATGTGAATGCTGTCGCACCAGGTTTCACGCTCACTGCGATGGTTGAATCCATGCCTGAAAACGTTCTTGAAAAGATGAAAGCCATGGTCCCTCTACAAAGATTAGGAACACCTGAAGACATTGCAAATGCTTATTTGTTTTTAGCTTCTGACGAGGCATCGTATGTTCATGGCCATGTACTGCATGTAGACGGAGCAATCACAATGTGA
- a CDS encoding EAL domain-containing protein, with the protein MFFGRSKHRKLLAYLEEEKKTYPEIFENSPDIFLFVIDLKGTIVNIRGGESLLDGIEPAEIIGKKFKDFIFEEDKEKVNGYFKEVFSGITKYVEYRTLGFNGEVLYVDNTLVPIVIENNEVIGLYGLARNISVTKELEFGIQETSCKLESLFHHSHEVISILDEEGRVSFHSSSIERLFGYTPGEIIGINYLDFVHHEDQGIAERKFNEILLRPKIPYTVELRLKHKNGEFHDYEVIYSNQLDNPGVNGIVCNFHNITQLKKMQREIQYMANHDLLTGLPNRRYFNERLELEVRLANSEERKFAVLFLNLDGFKFLNDSKGHAIGDLLLIEIARKLKNKLTNKIELIARIGGDEFAILTTKVQDTFFVEQIAKEVLEVFDHPFEIKEYQLYLTSSLGVSIYPDSGEDASSLMTNTNLALHLAEKSGNNTFQIYSPTANIGTYKVFSLRNDLKHALYNNQFQLYYQPIYHTGTNQIESVEALIRWDHPDWGIVSPNEFIHHAEESGVIHELGKWVLQTVCTNLRIWHEAGFFVKASVNLSLVQFLRKGLVEMIQSTLRENEIDPKWLTIEITESTMIEQEVRVLDKVRRIREMGIEISLDDFGTGYASFKKIKDLKPDILKLDKSLIDGIESDIESTEITTAIIRLAHRLSIRVVAEGVETKEQHAFLEKLDCDWVQGYLFSRPVPAKDIQRLLHGERISEQNPMPQTERRKFFRIDFQYPLEANMTISEWKGKKVSLGNTKILIENIGPGGLRFLSKIKLPSNTDCVLRFQLKVLEETLDIYGKIIHDSEQGDIYRYGVQLIVDEPTREYLIKHFNQFQLLLKKNPILPNHTFITKEIQAYFNKL; encoded by the coding sequence GTGTTTTTTGGTAGAAGTAAACATAGAAAATTACTGGCTTATTTAGAGGAAGAAAAGAAAACATATCCAGAAATATTTGAAAACTCCCCTGATATTTTTCTTTTTGTTATTGATTTAAAAGGGACTATCGTTAACATACGTGGAGGCGAGTCACTTTTAGATGGTATTGAACCTGCAGAAATAATCGGGAAAAAATTTAAAGATTTTATTTTTGAAGAGGATAAGGAAAAAGTGAATGGTTACTTCAAAGAAGTGTTCAGTGGGATTACGAAGTATGTTGAATACAGAACGCTTGGGTTTAATGGGGAAGTGCTATATGTAGACAATACCTTAGTACCGATTGTCATTGAAAACAATGAAGTAATTGGTCTTTATGGATTAGCCCGTAATATATCAGTGACCAAAGAACTAGAGTTTGGAATCCAAGAAACTTCATGTAAACTGGAATCTTTGTTTCATCACTCGCATGAGGTAATTTCGATCCTAGACGAGGAGGGAAGGGTAAGCTTTCATAGCTCGTCAATCGAAAGGTTATTCGGATATACACCTGGAGAAATTATCGGGATCAATTACCTTGATTTCGTCCATCATGAGGACCAGGGAATAGCGGAAAGAAAATTCAACGAAATTCTTCTTCGGCCAAAGATTCCATATACGGTTGAACTTCGTTTGAAGCATAAAAATGGCGAATTCCATGATTATGAAGTGATCTATTCGAATCAGCTTGATAATCCCGGTGTGAATGGAATTGTTTGTAACTTCCATAACATTACCCAACTTAAAAAAATGCAACGAGAAATACAATATATGGCTAATCATGATCTTTTGACAGGTTTACCGAACCGCCGTTATTTCAACGAGAGGTTAGAACTAGAAGTCCGATTAGCGAATAGTGAAGAGAGAAAGTTCGCTGTTTTATTTCTAAATTTGGATGGATTTAAGTTTTTGAATGATTCGAAAGGACATGCTATAGGGGACCTTTTATTAATAGAAATCGCCAGAAAGTTAAAAAATAAACTAACCAATAAAATAGAATTGATTGCAAGAATTGGCGGAGATGAATTTGCCATTTTGACAACGAAAGTTCAGGATACTTTTTTTGTTGAACAAATTGCAAAAGAAGTACTCGAAGTTTTTGACCACCCATTTGAAATTAAAGAATATCAACTATATCTTACATCAAGTTTAGGGGTAAGTATTTATCCAGACTCTGGAGAAGACGCTAGTTCCCTTATGACAAATACAAATCTTGCATTACATCTAGCCGAAAAATCGGGAAATAATACTTTTCAAATTTACTCGCCTACAGCGAATATTGGTACATATAAAGTATTTTCATTACGCAATGATCTGAAACACGCACTTTACAACAATCAATTCCAACTTTACTATCAGCCGATTTATCATACAGGAACGAACCAGATTGAAAGTGTAGAAGCGTTAATCAGGTGGGACCATCCTGATTGGGGAATTGTTTCGCCAAATGAATTTATTCATCATGCAGAAGAGTCGGGGGTTATTCACGAACTTGGAAAATGGGTTTTACAGACCGTTTGTACTAATTTACGCATATGGCATGAGGCTGGATTTTTCGTGAAGGCATCTGTGAATTTGTCACTCGTTCAATTTTTGCGAAAAGGATTAGTGGAAATGATTCAAAGTACTTTACGGGAGAACGAAATTGACCCTAAATGGCTGACAATTGAAATCACCGAGAGTACGATGATTGAACAGGAAGTTAGAGTGTTGGATAAGGTTAGAAGAATACGGGAGATGGGTATCGAAATCTCACTAGATGATTTTGGTACAGGTTATGCCTCATTTAAGAAGATAAAGGATTTAAAACCAGATATATTAAAGTTGGATAAATCTTTAATAGATGGCATTGAATCAGATATTGAAAGCACTGAGATTACGACAGCGATTATCCGACTTGCACATAGACTCTCCATTAGAGTTGTAGCTGAAGGCGTTGAAACAAAAGAACAGCATGCATTTCTAGAAAAGCTAGATTGTGATTGGGTGCAAGGTTATTTATTTAGTAGGCCTGTTCCCGCAAAGGATATTCAAAGGTTATTACACGGGGAACGGATTTCTGAACAAAATCCTATGCCACAAACAGAGAGAAGAAAGTTTTTTAGAATTGATTTCCAATATCCATTAGAAGCGAATATGACCATATCTGAATGGAAAGGGAAAAAAGTTTCATTAGGAAATACTAAAATTTTAATTGAAAATATTGGCCCAGGCGGCTTGCGCTTCCTATCGAAAATTAAACTCCCTTCTAACACAGATTGCGTATTAAGGTTTCAACTAAAGGTTCTTGAGGAGACCCTAGATATTTACGGCAAAATTATTCATGACTCAGAACAAGGAGATATTTACCGTTATGGTGTCCAGCTTATCGTTGATGAGCCGACAAGAGAATACTTAATAAAGCATTTCAATCAATTTCAGCTACTATTAAAAAAGAATCCGATATTACCAAATCATACTTTTATAACTAAAGAAATACAAGCTTATTTCAATAAGTTGTAA
- a CDS encoding carbonate dehydratase, whose product MRRGYDFDCYQPFISPNPITPSNPVSCYPTIDETAYLSPFSSVIGNVCIQDNVFIAPNVSVRADEGTPFYIGSNVNLQDGVILHGLLDKRFTVEGGSYSIYLGNDVTIAHGALIHGPVYIGSHVFVGFKAIVYNAIVEEGAFIANNAVVTNGVHIASDRFVPPGAHIDTQEKADALSFVPKDSEEFAVEVQRVNQEFPASYHLLLGENRCSCGMAYS is encoded by the coding sequence TTGAGAAGAGGTTACGATTTCGATTGTTATCAACCTTTTATAAGTCCCAATCCAATCACACCATCTAATCCTGTGAGTTGTTATCCAACGATTGATGAAACCGCATATTTAAGTCCATTTTCGAGTGTGATCGGTAATGTGTGCATTCAAGATAATGTTTTTATTGCGCCGAATGTAAGTGTTCGTGCAGATGAAGGAACCCCTTTTTACATTGGCTCGAATGTGAATCTTCAAGATGGTGTAATTCTTCATGGGTTATTAGACAAACGCTTTACAGTTGAAGGAGGAAGTTATTCAATCTACCTTGGAAACGATGTAACAATTGCCCATGGCGCGCTGATCCATGGTCCTGTTTATATTGGAAGTCATGTCTTTGTTGGGTTTAAAGCGATTGTCTATAATGCAATTGTTGAAGAAGGGGCTTTTATTGCAAACAATGCGGTCGTGACAAATGGTGTGCACATTGCATCGGATCGATTCGTACCGCCTGGCGCCCATATTGACACACAGGAAAAGGCCGATGCACTGTCATTCGTGCCAAAAGATAGCGAAGAATTTGCTGTTGAAGTGCAGCGTGTAAATCAAGAGTTTCCTGCATCTTATCATTTATTATTAGGGGAGAATCGTTGTTCTTGTGGAATGGCGTATAGCTAG
- a CDS encoding DUF2200 domain-containing protein, whose protein sequence is MTKHKIYTMSFASVYPHYVTKAERKERTKSEVDEIIRWLTGYTQEELEAQIEKKIDFETFFAEAPQLNPSRALIKGVVCGVRVENIEEPLMQEIRYLDKLIDELAKGKMMEKILR, encoded by the coding sequence ATGACAAAACATAAAATCTATACGATGAGTTTTGCAAGTGTCTATCCCCATTACGTTACGAAAGCAGAGAGAAAAGAACGTACAAAATCAGAAGTCGATGAAATTATCCGTTGGTTGACAGGATATACCCAAGAAGAGTTAGAAGCACAAATCGAAAAAAAGATAGACTTTGAGACATTCTTTGCGGAAGCCCCCCAACTCAATCCTTCGCGTGCATTGATCAAAGGTGTTGTTTGCGGTGTCCGAGTGGAAAATATCGAAGAACCATTAATGCAAGAAATTCGTTATTTAGATAAACTCATCGATGAGCTAGCAAAGGGTAAAATGATGGAGAAGATTTTGAGATAA
- a CDS encoding VOC family protein, whose translation MSISLNPYLIFDGNTKEAVHFYEKALGGKVMGIMTFGDMPADPNYPLLEEMKDRVMHAHLKVGDVDLMFSDTHPGMPFQQGNMIQLAIHPKEEARAREIFDALADGGEAIMPLQKTDWSPLYGQVKDKFGVTFQVNVPEEQQ comes from the coding sequence ATGTCAATTAGTTTGAACCCGTATTTGATTTTTGACGGTAACACGAAGGAAGCAGTCCATTTTTATGAGAAAGCGCTTGGTGGGAAAGTGATGGGGATCATGACGTTCGGAGATATGCCCGCGGATCCGAATTATCCGTTACTGGAAGAGATGAAGGATCGTGTGATGCATGCACATTTAAAAGTTGGCGACGTGGATCTTATGTTCTCTGATACGCACCCAGGTATGCCATTTCAGCAAGGTAATATGATCCAGCTTGCTATCCACCCAAAAGAAGAGGCGAGAGCTAGAGAGATTTTTGATGCTTTAGCAGACGGTGGAGAAGCAATTATGCCTCTTCAAAAGACGGATTGGAGTCCTTTGTATGGACAAGTAAAGGACAAGTTCGGTGTTACTTTCCAAGTGAATGTACCAGAAGAACAACAATAA
- a CDS encoding helix-turn-helix domain-containing protein, which translates to MNKTGGNVAESARILGIGRNTLYRKLDSFSLKD; encoded by the coding sequence ATGAATAAAACAGGCGGAAATGTTGCCGAATCAGCACGTATTCTTGGAATTGGTCGCAATACCCTTTACAGAAAACTAGACAGTTTTTCACTGAAAGATTAG